A genomic segment from Marinitoga sp. 1197 encodes:
- a CDS encoding nucleotidyltransferase domain-containing protein translates to MRINEIWNKKKLRKDLIKIFSNNKKIKKVVLFGSRAKENFKNGSDIDIALYGEVLNINDIVSIQVEIEKLEIPYGIDLIIYNKIDSKELKEHIDRVGKILYKRD, encoded by the coding sequence ATGAGGATTAATGAAATTTGGAATAAAAAAAAGCTCCGGAAAGACCTTATTAAAATATTTTCTAACAACAAAAAAATAAAAAAGGTTGTTTTATTTGGCTCAAGAGCAAAGGAAAATTTTAAAAATGGTTCGGATATAGATATAGCACTATATGGAGAAGTTCTAAACATAAATGATATTGTCTCAATTCAGGTTGAAATTGAAAAACTTGAAATTCCATATGGAATAGATTTAATAATTTATAATAAAATAGATAGCAAAGAACTAAAAGAGCATATAGATAGAGTTGGTAAAATTTTATACAAAAGAGATTGA
- a CDS encoding GGDEF domain-containing protein: MDIGIREKLKLYEKHINSTQFDIGFYFLIENISKFIESIDVDIYICENPNFVPENIFKFIRIARIFKFFNIRKIVILKGVKRQQVELIYKEKKLKLNYELLLKSESEIMYYIISNSSPLISLEMVSTFLKGSGLSYVMLNSRTFLEEAAKKETNIDKLIFIYLTAITVNIGGSFNRAILFQKKGDSYEVFRALGFKNEEEAHRVWKYMEESNIDFEEKIKNYKGSEYFSSLEEEIRSFKINEDIISKNTLFEEILNSGKAMHIPASILPIEISNALNIIGECAICSLKSENKNFGFIIADNRYNLKPITRDQLYILDYFSKQTIILWENKLFIDALRFEAEKDFLTGFYNRRSLDRYIETLTLSRKENIGIVFIDMDDFKKINDTYGHDKGDKIIRAFSNIVLKNIRREDKTFRYGGDEFVLIFESINSKDLFDILFRINKDFKKEVGYTFSSGGVVCENSLKIYQCLKKADELLYEIKKSSKGKINIK; this comes from the coding sequence ATGGACATTGGAATTCGAGAAAAATTAAAATTATATGAGAAACATATAAATAGTACGCAATTTGACATAGGTTTTTATTTTTTGATTGAAAATATTAGTAAATTTATAGAATCCATAGACGTAGATATTTATATTTGTGAAAATCCTAATTTTGTACCAGAAAATATATTTAAATTTATTAGAATAGCAAGAATATTCAAATTTTTTAATATAAGAAAAATAGTTATTTTGAAAGGAGTTAAAAGGCAACAAGTAGAACTAATATATAAAGAAAAAAAATTAAAATTAAATTATGAATTGTTGTTAAAATCTGAGAGTGAAATAATGTATTATATAATTTCAAATTCATCACCTTTAATTTCATTGGAAATGGTTTCAACTTTTTTAAAAGGTAGTGGATTATCATATGTAATGCTAAATTCAAGAACTTTTTTGGAAGAAGCAGCAAAAAAAGAAACAAATATTGATAAATTAATATTCATTTATTTGACGGCAATTACAGTAAACATAGGGGGATCATTTAACAGAGCAATATTATTTCAAAAAAAAGGAGATAGTTATGAAGTTTTTAGGGCATTAGGATTTAAAAATGAAGAAGAAGCTCATAGAGTTTGGAAATATATGGAAGAATCTAATATAGACTTTGAGGAAAAAATAAAGAATTATAAAGGTAGTGAATATTTTAGTTCATTAGAAGAAGAAATAAGATCATTTAAAATAAATGAAGACATTATATCAAAAAATACCTTATTTGAAGAGATATTAAATTCTGGTAAAGCTATGCATATTCCTGCTTCGATTTTACCTATTGAAATATCAAATGCTTTAAATATTATTGGTGAATGTGCAATTTGTTCATTAAAAAGTGAAAATAAAAATTTTGGTTTTATAATAGCAGATAATAGATATAATCTTAAACCGATTACAAGGGATCAATTATATATTTTGGATTATTTTTCAAAACAAACAATAATATTATGGGAAAATAAATTATTTATAGATGCTTTAAGATTTGAAGCTGAAAAAGATTTTTTAACAGGATTTTACAATAGAAGGAGTTTGGATAGATATATAGAGACGTTAACATTATCCAGAAAAGAAAATATAGGGATCGTTTTTATAGATATGGATGATTTTAAAAAAATTAATGATACTTATGGTCATGACAAAGGAGATAAAATTATAAGAGCTTTTTCTAATATAGTATTAAAAAACATTAGAAGAGAGGATAAAACTTTTAGATATGGAGGAGATGAATTTGTTTTAATTTTTGAATCAATAAATAGTAAAGATTTATTTGATATACTTTTTAGAATAAATAAGGATTTTAAAAAAGAAGTTGGATATACTTTTTCGTCTGGTGGGGTTGTATGTGAAAACTCATTAAAAATATATCAGTGTTTAAAGAAAGCAGATGAACTATTATATGAAATAAAAAAATCTTCAAAAGGAAAAATAAATATAAAATAA
- the secA gene encoding preprotein translocase subunit SecA, translating into MNILAKIFDKNKRILNKYKKVVEKINLLEDTMEKLTDEELKNKTDEFKERLKNGETVDDLLVEAFAVVRETSKRVLKMRHFDVQLMGGIALHEGNIAEMKTGEGKTLVATLPVYLNALSGKGVHLATHNDYLAKRDAQWMGPVYEFLGLSVGFIQAGMENEDRKKAYQCDITYGTANEFGFDYLRDNLVYDLKDKVQRGHHYVIVDEADSILIDEARTPLIISGPSDTPSHLYTKFASIARKLRKDEDFTLDEKSKAVILTDDGIARLEKMLGIENLYDPKNIHFLFHTLNALKALHYFKRDKDYIIQNGEIIIVDEFTGRLMQGRRYSEGLHQAIEAKEGVKVKEESLTYATITFQNYFRMYEKLAGMTGTAKTEEDEFKQIYNCEVVVIPTNKPVIRKDKNDLIFKTQKEKWNAVVKEISDRHKKGQPMLVGTTSIETSELLSHMLKKEGIPHNVLNAKYHEKEAEIIAQAGQKGMITIATNMAGRGTDIKLGEGVVELGGLYVLGTERHESRRIDNQLIGRSGRQGDPGESRFFLSFEDDLLRLFGGDKLKNIMNTLKIEDGQPIEHSLLSKIIRDAQKRVEGIHFSIRKRLFELDSIMDYQRSSIYSHRDWILGQENYDEHLKEIFEDVVDRLVESSINEEEFVDKEELMKKLQMFGIVEKVEYDSVEECKDKVFKILWDKYRSKKNEFGDEFQRIAKFIMLRIIDERWRKHLEATEHLKEAVSLRAYGQKDPAMEFKKESYILFEELINNIYDDTVSYLLRIIKVDTSKEEEETKKKIHQLNFVHNDTSVINRAEKRKEKKKTHKRIRIKR; encoded by the coding sequence ATGAATATATTAGCAAAGATTTTCGATAAAAACAAAAGGATTTTGAATAAATATAAAAAGGTAGTAGAAAAAATCAATTTATTGGAAGATACCATGGAAAAACTAACGGATGAGGAATTAAAAAATAAAACAGATGAATTTAAAGAAAGATTGAAAAATGGAGAGACTGTTGATGATTTATTGGTAGAAGCTTTTGCTGTAGTAAGAGAAACATCTAAAAGAGTCTTAAAAATGAGACATTTTGATGTTCAACTAATGGGAGGTATTGCATTACACGAAGGTAATATAGCAGAAATGAAAACTGGTGAAGGTAAAACATTGGTTGCGACATTACCTGTATATTTAAATGCTTTGAGTGGAAAAGGTGTGCATCTTGCAACACATAATGATTATCTGGCAAAAAGGGATGCGCAATGGATGGGGCCAGTATATGAATTTTTGGGTTTAAGCGTCGGTTTTATTCAAGCTGGAATGGAAAACGAAGATAGAAAAAAAGCATATCAATGCGATATCACTTATGGAACAGCAAATGAATTTGGATTTGATTATTTAAGAGATAACCTTGTATATGATTTAAAAGATAAGGTTCAAAGAGGTCATCATTATGTAATAGTTGATGAAGCAGATAGTATATTAATAGACGAAGCGAGAACACCATTGATAATATCCGGGCCATCAGATACTCCATCACATCTTTATACTAAATTTGCATCAATAGCAAGAAAATTAAGAAAAGATGAAGATTTTACGCTGGATGAAAAAAGTAAGGCTGTAATTTTAACTGATGATGGTATAGCAAGATTAGAAAAAATGCTTGGAATAGAAAATTTATACGATCCTAAAAATATACATTTCTTATTTCATACATTAAATGCATTAAAAGCCTTACACTATTTTAAAAGAGATAAAGATTATATTATTCAAAATGGCGAGATTATAATAGTTGATGAATTTACTGGAAGATTGATGCAGGGAAGAAGATATTCTGAAGGATTGCATCAGGCAATTGAAGCCAAAGAAGGAGTTAAAGTCAAAGAAGAATCATTAACATATGCAACTATAACATTTCAAAATTATTTTAGAATGTATGAGAAATTAGCTGGTATGACAGGTACTGCAAAAACTGAAGAAGATGAATTCAAACAAATTTACAATTGTGAGGTTGTTGTAATACCAACAAATAAGCCGGTAATAAGAAAAGATAAAAATGATTTAATATTTAAAACACAAAAGGAAAAGTGGAATGCCGTAGTAAAAGAAATAAGTGATAGACATAAAAAAGGTCAACCAATGCTGGTTGGTACAACTTCTATAGAAACAAGTGAGTTGTTGAGTCATATGTTAAAAAAAGAAGGTATTCCTCATAATGTATTAAATGCAAAATATCATGAAAAAGAAGCTGAAATTATAGCCCAGGCTGGTCAGAAGGGTATGATAACAATAGCCACAAATATGGCAGGTAGAGGAACTGATATTAAATTAGGTGAAGGTGTTGTAGAATTAGGTGGATTATATGTATTAGGGACTGAAAGACATGAAAGTAGGAGAATTGACAATCAGTTGATAGGTCGTTCTGGAAGGCAAGGGGATCCAGGGGAATCAAGATTTTTCCTTTCTTTTGAGGATGATTTATTAAGATTATTTGGTGGCGATAAATTAAAAAATATAATGAATACTTTAAAAATTGAAGATGGGCAACCTATTGAACATTCGTTGCTGAGTAAAATAATAAGAGATGCGCAGAAAAGAGTAGAAGGAATACATTTTTCTATAAGAAAAAGACTTTTTGAACTCGATTCTATTATGGATTATCAGAGATCATCAATATATTCTCATAGGGATTGGATATTAGGACAGGAAAATTATGATGAACATTTAAAGGAAATATTTGAGGATGTTGTCGATAGACTTGTTGAATCTTCCATAAATGAAGAGGAATTTGTGGATAAAGAAGAATTAATGAAAAAATTACAGATGTTTGGTATAGTTGAAAAGGTAGAATATGATAGTGTTGAAGAATGTAAGGATAAGGTATTTAAAATATTATGGGATAAATATCGTTCAAAAAAGAACGAGTTTGGAGATGAGTTCCAGAGAATAGCTAAATTTATAATGCTCAGAATAATTGATGAAAGATGGAGAAAACATCTTGAAGCAACGGAACATTTAAAAGAAGCTGTTAGCTTAAGAGCTTATGGACAAAAAGATCCGGCAATGGAATTTAAAAAGGAATCATATATTTTATTTGAAGAATTGATAAATAATATATATGATGACACTGTTTCTTATTTGTTAAGAATAATAAAAGTGGATACATCGAAAGAAGAGGAGGAAACAAAAAAGAAGATACATCAATTGAATTTTGTTCATAATGATACAAGTGTAATAAATAGAGCGGAAAAAAGAAAAGAGAAAAAGAAAACTCATAAAAGAATTAGAATAAAGAGGTGA
- the prfB gene encoding peptide chain release factor 2, translating into MLDYEVKVKIDELHEKFKNLQNLFDINKTNSRINELEKNMTDPDFWNDQKRAEKISRELQHLKNEREEFENLQSLFEDLQVAIEFSEEDPSMDEQALEILKEIETKVKSFELAMLLSGKYDSNNVFLTIHPGAGGTESHDWADMLLRMYTRWAEKNSYKIEIIDYLPGDEAGIKSVTIKINGSFVYGKLKYESGVHRLVRVSPFDAANRRHTSFASVSVTPELEEDIDIEIRPDDLKIDTYRAGGAGGQHVNKTDSAVRITHLPTGIVVACQNERSQHQNKATAMQILKARLFELEMKKKMEEKLKLMGDMKDISWGNQIRSYVLYPYKMVKDHRTNYETSNADAVLDGDLDGFIEAELLYFAKLNKE; encoded by the coding sequence ATGCTTGATTATGAAGTGAAGGTAAAAATTGATGAATTACATGAGAAATTTAAAAATCTTCAGAATCTTTTTGATATAAATAAAACAAATTCGAGAATAAATGAGTTGGAAAAAAATATGACAGATCCGGATTTCTGGAATGATCAAAAACGTGCAGAAAAAATATCGAGAGAATTACAACACTTAAAGAATGAAAGAGAAGAATTTGAAAATCTCCAATCTTTATTTGAAGATCTTCAGGTTGCTATAGAATTTAGTGAGGAAGACCCTTCAATGGATGAACAGGCTCTTGAAATACTTAAAGAAATAGAAACAAAGGTAAAAAGTTTTGAACTGGCAATGTTATTATCTGGGAAATATGACTCAAATAATGTATTTTTAACGATTCATCCAGGAGCAGGAGGGACAGAATCACATGATTGGGCAGATATGCTACTTAGAATGTATACAAGATGGGCAGAAAAGAATTCATATAAAATAGAGATAATAGATTATTTGCCTGGTGATGAAGCCGGAATAAAAAGTGTTACAATAAAGATAAATGGATCCTTTGTTTATGGGAAATTAAAATACGAATCAGGAGTTCATAGATTAGTTAGAGTTTCTCCTTTTGATGCTGCAAATAGGAGACACACTTCCTTTGCATCCGTTTCAGTAACTCCAGAATTAGAAGAAGATATTGATATAGAAATAAGACCAGATGATTTAAAAATAGATACCTATAGAGCTGGAGGTGCAGGAGGACAACATGTTAATAAAACAGACTCTGCTGTTAGAATAACTCATTTACCTACAGGTATTGTGGTTGCCTGTCAAAATGAACGATCTCAACATCAGAATAAAGCAACAGCCATGCAAATTTTAAAAGCCAGACTTTTTGAACTTGAAATGAAAAAGAAAATGGAAGAAAAATTAAAGTTGATGGGTGATATGAAGGATATATCATGGGGAAATCAAATAAGATCTTATGTGTTGTATCCTTATAAAATGGTTAAGGATCATAGAACAAATTACGAAACATCAAACGCTGATGCTGTATTAGATGGTGATTTAGATGGATTTATAGAAGCAGAACTTCTGTATTTTGCAAAATTAAATAAAGAATAA